In Conger conger chromosome 12, fConCon1.1, whole genome shotgun sequence, one DNA window encodes the following:
- the LOC133141738 gene encoding sulfotransferase 1C1-like — protein MEKTLTYSQAIELAGKSHIRPPLKNVRGVPLKEPIAKNFESVWDFCPDPTDILIATYPKAGTTWTQEIVDLLLHNGDTEACKRSSIVVRSPFLEISNPSPIPSGLDLLCKMSPPRIIKTHLPIQLVPEGFWENKCKVIYVARNAKDSLVSYYHFDRMNVTQCEPGSWENYIQKFMKGELSWGSWYDHVNGYWRERENRNILYLFYEDMKENLQREVERIKQHLDLSVTDDVIAHIAEKTSFEVMKENPMVNYTFRPFLDQSISPFMRKGEVGDWVNHFSASQLEIFDEHYEQQMKMSNIPFRTNL, from the exons ATGGAAAAAACACTGACATACAGCCAGGCTATTGAGCTAGCAGGAAAGTCACACATTCGCCCTCCTTTGAAGAACGTGAGAGGAGTCCCACTGAAGGAGCCCATCGCCAAAAActttgagtctgtctgggatttcTGCCCCGACCCTACTGACATCCTCATCGCGACTTATCCCAAAGCAG gaACCACCTGGACCCAGGAAATAGTAGACCTGTTACTTCACAATGGAGACACAGAGGCATGCAAGAGGAGCTCCATAGTTGTCAGGAGTCCATTCCTTGAGATATCCAACCCCTCGCCGATTCCTTCTG GACTAGACCTCCTTTGCAAAATGAGTCCACCGAGGATAATCAAGACACATTTGCCCATCCAGCTTGTCCCTGAGGGATTCTGggaaaataaatgcaag GTGATCTATGTGGCCCGCAATGCCAAGGACAGCTTAGTAAGCTACTACCATTTTGACAGGATGAATGTGACCCAGTGTGAACCAGGGTCCTGGGAAAACTACATCCAAAAGTTCATGAAGGGAGAGT TGAGCTGGGGCTCCTGGTATGACCATGTTAACGGttattggagagagagagagaataggaaCATACTCTATTTATTTTACGAAGATATGAAAGAG AATCTCCAACGGGAAGTGGAACGCATCAAGCAGCACCTGGATCTGTCGGTCACTGATGATGTCATAGCGCACATTGCGGAGAAGACGTCTTTTGAGGTCATGAAGGAGAACCCCATGGTCAACTACACCTTTAGGCCTTTCTTAGACCAATCAATCTCTCCTTTCATGAGAAAAG gGGAGGTTGGTGATTGGGTCAATCatttctctgcctctcagcTGGAGATTTTTGATGAACATTATGAGcaacaaatgaaaatgtcaaacaTTCCCTTTCGGACAAACTTGTAA